Below is a window of Mycobacterium sp. 050128 DNA.
CGCCCTGGATCGCCGCGCCGCTGTTGTTCATCGGCGCACTGTTCGGGCTGCTGTTGCTGACCGGCACCACCTTGCGCGAGCTGCCCGAGATGATGCGGGCCCTATTCGGCACCCCGTTCGTGGACGACCTGTACGCCGATGAGGACGACCACGACTACGCCGACGACGCCGATGGCCAAGCGCGCGAAGACTTTTCCGACGGTTACTACGACGACGGCGCGCTCGACGAGGAGCCGAAGGCGTGGCCGTCGGCCGGCAAGCCCCCCGTCGTCCTCGACGACCCGTTGCCGGACGAAACGCCGACGGTTCCAGAACCCGCCTTGAAAGCCGGCGAGGCGAAGAGCCGCCGTCGTGCCGCCAAGAAGCCGGACACCCAGGTGCTGGACCGGGTGGTCGAGGGCCCGTACACGCTGCCGTCGCTGGACCTGTTGGTCCCCGGCGATCCGCCCAAGAAGCGCAGCGCCGCCAACACCGCGATGGCCGACGCGATCAGCGAGGTGCTCAACCAGTTCAAGGTCGATGCGGCCGTCACCGGCTGCACCCGCGGGCCCACGGTCACCCGTTACGAGGTGGAGCTGGGGCCGGGCGTCAAGGTCGAGAAGATCACCGCCCTGCAGAAGAACATCGCCTACGCGGTGGCCACCGAGAGCGTGCGCATGCTGGCGCCGATCCCCGGTAAGTCCGCCGTCGGCATCGAGGTGCCCAACACCGACCGGGAAATGGTGCGGCTGGCCGACGTGCTCACCGACCCGTCCACCCGCCGCGACCACCACCCGCTGGTGATCGGGTTGGGCAAGGACATCGAGGGCGAGATGATCTCGGCCAACCTGGCGAAGATGCCGCACCTGCTGGTGGCCGGCTCCACCGGTTCCGGTAAGTCCAGCTTCGTCAACTCGATGCTGGTGTCGCTGCTGACCCGCGCCACGCCCGAGGAGGTCAGGATGATCCTGATCGACCCGAAGATGGTGGAACTGACGCCCTACGAAGGCATTCCGCACCTGATCACGCCGATCATCACCCAGCCGAAGAAGGCGGCGGCCGCGCTGGCCTGGCTGGTCGAGGAGATGGAGCAGCGCTACCAGGACATGCAGGCGTCGCGGGTGCGCCACATCGACGACTTCAACGAGAAGGTGCGCTCCGGTGCCATCACGGCGCCGCTGGGCAGCCAGCGTGAGTACCGTCCGTACCCGTACGTCGTGGCGATCGTCGACGAGCTGGCCGACCTGATGATGACCGCCCCGCGCGACGTCGAGGACGCCATCGTGCGGATCACCCAGAAGGCCCGCGCCGCGGGCATCCACCTGGTGCTCGCCACCCAGCGCCCGTCCGTCGACGTGGTCACCGGGCTGATCAAGACCAACGTGCCGTCGCGGCTGGCGTTCGCGACGTCGTCGCTGACCGACAGCCGGGTGATCCTGGACCAGCAGGGCGCCGAGAAGCTGATCGGCATGGGCGACGCCCTGTTCCTGCCGATGGGCGCGAACAAGACCGTCCGGCTGCAGGGCGCCTACATCACCGACGACGAGATCCACGCCGTCGTCACCGCCTGCAAGGACCAGGCCGAACCCGAGTACACCGACGGCGTCACGACCGCCAAGCCGACCGCCGAGCGCACCGATGTCGACCCCGACATCGGCGACGACATGGACGTCTTCCTGCAGGCCGTCGAGCTGGTGGTGTCCAGCCAGTTCGGTTCGACGTCGATGCTGCAGCGCAAGCTGCGGGTCGGCTTCGCCAAGGCCGGCCGGCTGATGGACCTGATGGAGACACGCGGCATCGTCGGGCCCAGCGAGGGTTCCAAGGCGCGCGAGGTGCTGGTCAAGCCCGACGAGCTGGCCGGCACGCTGGCGCTGATCCGCGGCGGTGCCAACGCCGACGGCGGCGACGCCGGCGAGTAATTCGGCGAACGTGGCCTCACTGCGAAAA
It encodes the following:
- a CDS encoding FtsK/SpoIIIE family DNA translocase, whose translation is MASKTAARSATRTSRSKATSRSSGSRSARPAPARKKAAKKARRPAKRHNRSLLVAAGVTGGRAMRATWLMAARGTGGAARSIGRARDIDPGHRRDGIALVLLGFAVVIAASSWFGAARPIGAWVDEVLRTFIGAGVLALPAALGVVAIVLMRTQPNPEARPRLILGASMISFSLLGLRHLWSGSPGDPELRRRAAGFVGFAIGGPLADGLTPWIAAPLLFIGALFGLLLLTGTTLRELPEMMRALFGTPFVDDLYADEDDHDYADDADGQAREDFSDGYYDDGALDEEPKAWPSAGKPPVVLDDPLPDETPTVPEPALKAGEAKSRRRAAKKPDTQVLDRVVEGPYTLPSLDLLVPGDPPKKRSAANTAMADAISEVLNQFKVDAAVTGCTRGPTVTRYEVELGPGVKVEKITALQKNIAYAVATESVRMLAPIPGKSAVGIEVPNTDREMVRLADVLTDPSTRRDHHPLVIGLGKDIEGEMISANLAKMPHLLVAGSTGSGKSSFVNSMLVSLLTRATPEEVRMILIDPKMVELTPYEGIPHLITPIITQPKKAAAALAWLVEEMEQRYQDMQASRVRHIDDFNEKVRSGAITAPLGSQREYRPYPYVVAIVDELADLMMTAPRDVEDAIVRITQKARAAGIHLVLATQRPSVDVVTGLIKTNVPSRLAFATSSLTDSRVILDQQGAEKLIGMGDALFLPMGANKTVRLQGAYITDDEIHAVVTACKDQAEPEYTDGVTTAKPTAERTDVDPDIGDDMDVFLQAVELVVSSQFGSTSMLQRKLRVGFAKAGRLMDLMETRGIVGPSEGSKAREVLVKPDELAGTLALIRGGANADGGDAGE